The sequence CGAATGCCGCCGTCAAGGCGGCCGTACCTGCGACGGCCAGACCGACGGCGACGATGGCTCCGATTTTCATAATGTCCTGTCCAGATTGTACGCGCTAAGGAGTCTCCTTCGGATCGTCCGCACCTCCGCTTTGAGGCTTATCGTCTGTCGGTGTTTCGACCGACTCGGACGGTTCGTCGGATTCGGACGACTGAGGCTCTGACGTCGGTTCCGGACCGGTCTCGGCCGGTCCCGTATCCGCACTCCCTGCTTCCTGAGCCTTGAGCCTTGCCAACTCGTCGCCGTGTTCCTCCTCCATCACGCTCTCGGGCAACGTCCCCGTGATGAAAACGGGGTTCATCGGGAAGTTGCCCGGTTTGAAGTGGGTGTTATAGATGTGCCACGTGACGATCGTCAAGAACGCAAGGACGGCTTCGTCCGCATGGGCGATGTAGGCCAACGGGATGCCCAGTTTCGGCAAGAAGGCCCCGAAGTACACCGGGAACCAAAGGATCAGGCCCGAGAAGACCATGATCGGCATACCCCAGTACACCGCGAAGTAGTCGAACTTCTCACGGAACTGGAACCTGTCGAACGACGGTGGCTCCTTCTGCATCCCGAGGTGGTACTTCACCGTCGACGCAACGTCGGACAAGTCACGCTTTCTCGGCCACATTGTCCATGATTCAAAGGAGAAACCTGCACGTTTCCATCGAACGAACAGTTCGATCGTATGGTAGATCCAGAGAACGATCAGGACGACCGCAGCGATCCTGTGGGCCAGGCGCATCGTGTCCATGCCGCCCATGGCCATGTAGATGCCACGCAAGACGTCGTTCTTCGGATAGCGGATCGGCATGCCGGTCACGACGAGCGCCGTGAAGCTGATGATCATCGTGAAGTGCTGGATCCGCTGGGACGCCGTGAACCTCGGGTACAGCTTCCCGGCTTCGGCCTTCGGCCTCTTCCCTTTTGTCGCGAGATGCGCACCGACGCCGATCACGGCGAACACGACGGCTGCGACGGTCGTCGTCAACCCGACGGGCTTGTTCAAGACCGCGAGCGTGATCGAAGCGACGATCGACAGGAAGCTGAGCGCGATGAAGACCGCCACGGTCGGCGACACTTCGGTCTTCTTGGGCCCGAAAAGTGCGACGCGCATATCGAACGCGATCCCGAGCAAGAGGATGGCGAGGACGCCGAACGTCAGGACTTTGAAGAAGAGTTCGGTCGCCCCGAGGATCGGGTCTTCCTTGACCGCAAGGTGAAGGTGGCTGAAGCCAGAGTTCGCGAAATTCTGGGTGGCGCCGACGTGGCACCCGGCTTGCCCGCAAGTCTTGGCCACGTTGGCCACATTGACCGTCGAGGCGGGATCGCTCGATTTCTTGACTCCGTGGGCGGTATGGCAGTCCATGCAGACCGCCGTGTCCTGCTTGTCGAATCGGAGCAGGGCCTTACCGTGGAAGCTGGCTTCATAGGACGACACGGCTTCGACGTCCACATGGTTCCGGGCCATTTTCTCCTCGTCGCCGTGGCACGTGGAGCAGACCTTCACCAGGTCTTTCCTGGCGCCTCCTTTCGGGTTCGAGACGGCGTGAGGATCGGCACCGGCGTGACACGTCACGCACGTCGGTACGTCGCCCTTGTTCCTCGCCGCGTCTCCATGGACGCTGGCGGCAAGGGCTTCTACGGCTTCGCTGTGGCAATCGCCGCAGGACACTTTGGATTCGAGCATCGCCTTCGTGTGAGGCGCGTCGGGAGTGAAGCTCGAGTGACAGTCGGTACAGTCGGCCTCCTTGTGAGGAGACTTCTGAAGCGAGGCGACATGGACGGCCGGACCGCTCTCTGCGGCCGGATCGTGGCAGTCAAGACAGGCCTGGTTGGCCTCGCTGACTTTGGTCTCAACGGGAGGTTCGTCGGTCGGCGGAGCCTGTTGTGCGAAGACCCCGACCAGGGCGAACGGGACAAGGGCCAGGAGGAGGGGAAGTGTCCTTCGCAACGCTGCAGTCCATTTTCTCGGTGCTTTCGTCCTTGTTCCCATCCGTTGTTCCGTCCGCTATCCTGGTTGTGGTCGTGGCCCCTGTCCAAGGGGCGGTCGTCGACGGTTACGCGCCGGGGTTCTTGTCGGCTTTGATCTCGTCGATGTTCTTCTTGCCGTCTTTGTCCGAGTCCAGGCCTTCGACCTTGGAAAGGACCGCTCCGGTGAGCTTCTTGGCACCGGCGGCCTTCATCGCCGCGTCAAGGTCTTTGCCATAGGCGTTGAGCTTGCCGCCCTTCGCGCCGGCGTGGCAGACGGCACATTTGGCTTTGCCCAAGGCGGACGTGTCCTTCACGCCGTACTTGTCGCTGAAGACTTTGGTGTAGGACGAGAGGGCCATGGCCAAAACGGCAAAGCCCATGACGGTGCAGGTGATCAGTAGTCTTTTCATCGTGTATCTCCGAGTGCGGTTGTGATCAAGTCGGCGGCCTGGGGGATCCGGCGGGGCGCTTCTTGCACCTCGGCCCGGGCGACCCGGACAGGCCTCCTATAGAAAGCGGCGAAGAACCCGGCGATCGTCATGATGCCGGTGCCGATCCAGACCAAAAGGGTCATCGGCTTGTGATAGATCTCGAGGGGGTACATCGGGGTCTTCAATTGGACCCTTAAGGTGACGGACTTGTCGGCCGCGTTCATGCCGACCATAGCGAGCTCCATGTTGTCGTCGAGCTGCGCCGGGTGGAACTTGGGCTCTCCGCCGCCGATCTCGAACTTCGGCGTCACCGTTTGGGTCGGCCCGCCTCCTTCGACCTTGATGACGGCCCCGAACGTCGTCCCGTCCATGCCCGCCTCCCCTTCGCGGGTCATCTTTTCATAGGTGAACGTGAGGCCGCCAAAGCGGGTCTTCTCACCGACGGCCAGGGTGGCGTCCTCGCTCACGTTGGTCTGCGGCTGTCCGAGCGAAACGTACGTGTCCATCAGGACGCCGCGGTGGATGTACGGCCAGACCATGGCGGTCTCTTGTCCGTCCCCCATCATGACTTTGTAGAGCCCGGGTTCGGCCGTGAACAAGGGCTTGGCCTTGTCCTTCGAGCCGTAGACGTCCAACTTCAGTTTGTTGTCCCGGTCGTGCTCGTCCGACGTCATCCCCTTGTAAACGACCTGGTAGTCCAGAATGCGCGCCGGATGGTCGGACATCAAGACCGACCTTCCCTTTTGCTCGAATCCGCGGGACACGATCAGCCCCGCCATGAGCACCGCCACCCCGAAGTGGGACATGAACGATGCGACGCCCATTTTGCTTCTCCTAAAGGTTTGGACGACCCGGATCAGGTTCGCGACCAAAACCAAGACACAAGTCCCGAAAAGGACCATCATCCAGGCCAGCGCGACCTTGGGGTCGGCCTCACGGCCGAACATTTGGATCGAGGGCGAGAGGTTGATCGACTGTTTGAACGGGGAGACGACCGTCGCGAAGAGTGCGAGTCCGGCCAGCCCGACGGTGACGCAGACCACCGTATACACTTTGTTGAGCAAGTCCTTCCCCTGCCCGGTCCTCCAGGACACGAACGGTGTCACCGCCATGAGCACCATGAGGGGGACGAACACCCACGGGAGGACCTGATGGTACATGGCTTCCTCGACCACCCTGGGCTTTTCCCCTTTCAGCGCCATGACGAGCGGGACGCTCATCCCGATCAAGGTCGCGGCGCCCATGACGATCAAGGTCGTGACGCCGAGCATGTAGTAGTGCTCGCGAGCGGCCCCCTTGACCGGTGCCTCTTCGACGGCGGCCTTTCGGTTCTGGACCGCCCGGAAGCCCCACAAACCGACGAACCCGACGGTACTGACGCCCATGACCGTGACGAGGAGTTTCAAAGCCGACCGGTCCATCTCGGCGAAGCTGTGGACGCTGGCGTCGCTCAAGAGTCCCGACCGCGTCAAGAAGGTGCCGTAGACGAAGACGATGAAGGGCAGGCCCCCAAGGAGGAGGTTCGTCATCTGCCATTTGCGCTTCGTGACTTGGACGATGATCCCGTGGATCAGGGCGAGCGCCATGCACCAGGGCACGAAGCTCACGTTTTCGACGGGGTCCCACATCCAGAAGCC is a genomic window of Armatimonadota bacterium containing:
- a CDS encoding cytochrome b/b6 domain-containing protein → MRRTLPLLLALVPFALVGVFAQQAPPTDEPPVETKVSEANQACLDCHDPAAESGPAVHVASLQKSPHKEADCTDCHSSFTPDAPHTKAMLESKVSCGDCHSEAVEALAASVHGDAARNKGDVPTCVTCHAGADPHAVSNPKGGARKDLVKVCSTCHGDEEKMARNHVDVEAVSSYEASFHGKALLRFDKQDTAVCMDCHTAHGVKKSSDPASTVNVANVAKTCGQAGCHVGATQNFANSGFSHLHLAVKEDPILGATELFFKVLTFGVLAILLLGIAFDMRVALFGPKKTEVSPTVAVFIALSFLSIVASITLAVLNKPVGLTTTVAAVVFAVIGVGAHLATKGKRPKAEAGKLYPRFTASQRIQHFTMIISFTALVVTGMPIRYPKNDVLRGIYMAMGGMDTMRLAHRIAAVVLIVLWIYHTIELFVRWKRAGFSFESWTMWPRKRDLSDVASTVKYHLGMQKEPPSFDRFQFREKFDYFAVYWGMPIMVFSGLILWFPVYFGAFLPKLGIPLAYIAHADEAVLAFLTIVTWHIYNTHFKPGNFPMNPVFITGTLPESVMEEEHGDELARLKAQEAGSADTGPAETGPEPTSEPQSSESDEPSESVETPTDDKPQSGGADDPKETP
- the ccsA gene encoding cytochrome c biogenesis protein CcsA — encoded protein: MNELNLTDLVQPPSWSLALGAAGRFFIIGAAALFALSVLAWMLSKRFPRLAKAGSMAFVAACAAVLGSFGALAVLFADNRFEFAYVYGHADTKNALGYRIAGIWSGQEGSFLLWAACSALFALLTVGKTGSYKRWYTTAFAFFLGCISAILAFESPFKLNEIAGRPFVPAEGLGLAPSLQNYWVIIHPPTIFLGFGSLTALFALAFAALCERDFEGWVPIVRPWAIVSATLVGVGLCMGGFWAYETLGWGGFWMWDPVENVSFVPWCMALALIHGIIVQVTKRKWQMTNLLLGGLPFIVFVYGTFLTRSGLLSDASVHSFAEMDRSALKLLVTVMGVSTVGFVGLWGFRAVQNRKAAVEEAPVKGAAREHYYMLGVTTLIVMGAATLIGMSVPLVMALKGEKPRVVEEAMYHQVLPWVFVPLMVLMAVTPFVSWRTGQGKDLLNKVYTVVCVTVGLAGLALFATVVSPFKQSINLSPSIQMFGREADPKVALAWMMVLFGTCVLVLVANLIRVVQTFRRSKMGVASFMSHFGVAVLMAGLIVSRGFEQKGRSVLMSDHPARILDYQVVYKGMTSDEHDRDNKLKLDVYGSKDKAKPLFTAEPGLYKVMMGDGQETAMVWPYIHRGVLMDTYVSLGQPQTNVSEDATLAVGEKTRFGGLTFTYEKMTREGEAGMDGTTFGAVIKVEGGGPTQTVTPKFEIGGGEPKFHPAQLDDNMELAMVGMNAADKSVTLRVQLKTPMYPLEIYHKPMTLLVWIGTGIMTIAGFFAAFYRRPVRVARAEVQEAPRRIPQAADLITTALGDTR